A single region of the Terriglobales bacterium genome encodes:
- a CDS encoding metal-sulfur cluster assembly factor, which produces MPTVDDIMERLRNCYDPEIPLNIVDLGLIYNVQVDNEADVTVDMTLTAQGCPSHTEISRDVRTTLLSTPGVNTAKVNVVWDPPWTPDRISPEGRQKLGIEE; this is translated from the coding sequence ATGCCGACTGTGGATGACATCATGGAGCGGCTCCGGAACTGCTACGACCCGGAGATTCCGCTGAATATCGTTGATCTGGGGCTGATCTACAACGTGCAGGTGGACAACGAAGCCGACGTAACGGTGGACATGACCCTGACGGCGCAAGGTTGCCCGTCGCACACCGAGATCAGCCGCGACGTGCGCACCACGCTGCTCAGCACGCCGGGGGTGAATACGGCGAAGGTGAACGTGGTGTGGGACCCGCCGTGGACTCCGGACCGGATCAGTCCGGAAGGCCGGCAGAAGCTGGGAATCGAGGAATGA
- a CDS encoding GGDEF domain-containing protein, translating to MAALALAHVPAAHATTPYVVNFLLWAAIIGALAMAWRFHSSRVVFAVVVLFLADRALLLLVHASPQAANAGFALLALLVPLNLVFFSVIGECGLKLASVGSGMGIISVQAIALVVLARPENFEFARWAERAYLPRGLFAWTPLPQLALLAFAGAAAWLAMRMTLLRKPVDSAFFWSICAAFAGLTAATPGRASSLYLATGVLIFAAALVETSYLLAFHDELTGLPGRRAFNQALLTLQDTYSIAMVDVDHFKRFNDTFGHDTGDQVLRMVAGRLGEVKGGGQAFRFGGEEFAIVFPGRHAGDCVEHLDELRESIAKSSFMVRGPDRSQRRRGERRYTKPGRRPVGSAKTRTNVTVSMGVAESSTRLLTPERVIEAADQALYRAKDNGRNRVERAGAKAGRRDLAITESSR from the coding sequence ATGGCCGCGCTGGCGCTGGCGCACGTCCCGGCGGCCCACGCCACCACGCCTTACGTAGTCAATTTCCTGCTCTGGGCGGCGATCATCGGCGCGCTGGCCATGGCCTGGCGCTTCCACTCCAGCCGCGTCGTGTTTGCCGTTGTCGTATTGTTCCTGGCCGACCGCGCTCTGCTCCTGCTGGTGCACGCCTCGCCGCAGGCGGCCAATGCCGGTTTTGCCCTGCTGGCGCTGCTCGTTCCCCTGAACCTGGTTTTCTTTTCCGTGATTGGCGAATGCGGCCTGAAGCTGGCGTCGGTCGGATCAGGCATGGGCATCATCTCGGTGCAGGCCATCGCCCTGGTCGTGCTCGCCCGTCCGGAGAACTTTGAATTCGCCCGCTGGGCCGAGCGCGCCTACCTGCCCCGGGGATTGTTTGCCTGGACGCCGCTGCCGCAACTGGCGTTGCTGGCCTTCGCCGGCGCCGCTGCATGGCTGGCCATGCGCATGACCCTGCTGCGCAAGCCGGTCGATAGCGCGTTTTTCTGGAGCATCTGCGCCGCCTTTGCCGGACTGACGGCCGCCACCCCCGGGCGTGCGTCCTCGCTGTACCTGGCGACCGGGGTGCTGATCTTTGCCGCCGCCCTGGTTGAGACCTCGTACCTGCTTGCCTTCCACGACGAATTGACCGGGCTGCCCGGACGCCGCGCCTTCAACCAGGCCCTGCTCACGTTGCAAGACACATATTCGATCGCCATGGTCGACGTGGACCACTTCAAGCGCTTCAACGACACCTTCGGCCACGACACCGGCGACCAGGTTCTGCGCATGGTTGCCGGGAGGTTGGGAGAGGTCAAAGGCGGAGGTCAAGCGTTTCGCTTCGGCGGCGAAGAATTCGCCATCGTTTTCCCCGGTCGCCACGCGGGTGATTGCGTTGAGCACCTGGATGAGCTGCGGGAATCGATTGCGAAGTCCAGCTTCATGGTGCGCGGGCCGGACCGCAGCCAGCGCCGGCGCGGTGAGCGGCGTTATACCAAGCCCGGCCGCCGTCCCGTGGGCAGCGCCAAGACCCGGACCAATGTGACCGTCAGCATGGGAGTGGCGGAATCGAGTACGCGGCTGCTCACGCCGGAGCGCGTGATCGAGGCGGCTGATCAGGCTCTCTATCGCGCCAAGGACAATGGCAGGAACCGCGTCGAGCGCGCCGGCGCCAAAGCTGGCCGCCGCGACCTCGCAATCACCGAATCAAGCCGCTGA
- a CDS encoding DinB family protein: MEITSIESFLPYYKNIRERTMRVARVIPPAMIEWTYAPGKFTLGDLLRHIATIERHLWVEILQGKPNRYRGCGRELADGYQNVIAYVERLHQGSIEIISRLTPEDLQKKSITPDGSPISTWKVLRLMVEHEIHHRGEIYIYLGMLGVKTPPLYGMTSEQVMDRAAKA, translated from the coding sequence ATGGAGATCACGTCAATCGAGTCGTTTCTTCCGTACTACAAAAACATTCGGGAGCGGACCATGCGCGTGGCCCGGGTGATTCCGCCCGCGATGATCGAGTGGACGTACGCTCCCGGGAAATTCACGCTGGGCGACCTGTTGCGGCATATCGCCACCATCGAGCGCCACCTGTGGGTGGAGATCCTGCAGGGCAAGCCGAACCGCTACCGCGGATGCGGGCGCGAACTGGCGGACGGATACCAGAACGTGATTGCCTACGTCGAGCGACTGCACCAGGGATCGATCGAAATTATTTCCCGCCTTACGCCCGAGGACCTGCAGAAAAAGTCCATCACCCCGGATGGTTCGCCGATCAGCACTTGGAAGGTGCTGCGGCTGATGGTCGAGCACGAGATCCATCATCGCGGCGAGATCTACATTTACCTGGGAATGCTGGGAGTGAAAACACCTCCGCTGTACGGGATGACTTCGGAGCAGGTGATGGACCGGGCAGCGAAGGCGTAG
- a CDS encoding transporter, whose product MRVPHKKPWGVPTLLLALTMTVAAQQPSSAKADAASQADEPEANPARPTVSTPATLVPAGYFQFESGFLAAWHSPEFSSQASINEVVKISVSPRIEFLASATPFAHSNLAPANAAGDVSLGMQGVVHHGEGTRPTLAVSYFGRVYSGTAPNLDIGSARNTVILLASADVMGFHYDTNYLFSEIIDDRAIHRAQFGQTLSVSHPIRRQFGLGGEIWHFTQPFLRSHAIGTLWALSYTAKKNLVFDMGFNRGLTNTSTRWEVFAGFTYLLPKKLFR is encoded by the coding sequence ATGACAGTGGCGGCACAGCAGCCAAGCTCAGCGAAAGCGGATGCGGCAAGTCAGGCAGATGAGCCTGAGGCGAATCCAGCCAGGCCTACGGTTTCGACGCCGGCGACGCTGGTGCCGGCCGGATATTTCCAGTTTGAAAGCGGGTTCCTGGCGGCGTGGCATTCTCCCGAATTCTCTTCGCAGGCAAGCATTAACGAAGTGGTGAAGATCTCGGTGTCACCGCGAATCGAATTCCTGGCCTCGGCGACGCCTTTTGCCCATTCGAACCTGGCGCCCGCCAACGCAGCGGGCGACGTCTCGTTGGGCATGCAAGGTGTCGTTCACCATGGCGAGGGCACCCGACCGACGCTGGCGGTGAGTTATTTCGGGCGAGTTTACAGCGGAACCGCGCCAAATCTCGACATCGGCAGCGCAAGAAATACGGTGATCCTGCTGGCGAGCGCGGACGTGATGGGGTTTCACTACGACACCAACTACCTGTTCAGCGAAATCATCGATGATCGGGCCATTCACCGCGCGCAGTTCGGGCAGACGCTTTCGGTGTCACATCCGATCCGCCGGCAATTCGGGCTAGGAGGAGAAATCTGGCATTTCACGCAGCCGTTTCTGCGCAGCCACGCGATCGGAACTCTATGGGCACTCAGCTACACGGCGAAGAAGAACCTGGTATTCGACATGGGATTCAACCGAGGACTGACGAACACGTCGACGCGATGGGAGGTGTTCGCCGGGTTCACTTACCTGCTGCCCAAGAAGCTGTTTCGCTAA